Proteins from one uncultured Anaeromusa sp. genomic window:
- a CDS encoding chemotaxis protein CheA — protein MDINQYMGMFLEESREHLQALNQCLLDLENDPSNLSVLDEIFRSAHTLKGMSATMGFTTIAELTHEMENVLDLMRKEQLSASHELIDTIFRCVDTLEQLVENVAAGSNETIDIQPLLQMLSSIAKGEAPAAAKAEIAKAPAPVQKAAPPEAAPENEKEQYLFALNEAEENVIIEARSQGVQAYQIEVQLSETCLLKSARAYMSMSALDELGDVLRSIPTVDELEKENFERSFQVLLLSDVEAVKVEQALLSISEVEKVTVLPIDLMEKAPKASENETVAAAVTADAAPVVTPTAKKAAEPPKAAAQGEKKNNRGSQSVRVDIDKLDSLLNLVGELVINKTRLEQIGITHRLTDLVETIEQMDRVTTDLQNVVMKVRMVPVGQVFNRFPRMVRDLSRELNKEINLIIQGEETELDRTVIDEIGDPLVHLLRNSIDHGIEHPDERVAKGKNPVGEVRLIASHEGNNVVILVEDDGKGINAEVIKQKALEKGLITQAEADKMDANEAVRLVFLPGFSTAEVVTDVSGRGVGMDAVKNKIESLGGMVDVETKINEGSKFKIRLPLTLAIIQALLVEVAKEIYAIPLGSIDSTINLEPSDIKTIQNREVILLRGQIIPIIRLGDVLQIPRIASEDSGELFVVIVHMGEFKAGIIVDNLIGQQEIVIKSLGKLLAGIKVIAGATILGNGQVALILDIGSLLQS, from the coding sequence ATGGATATTAATCAGTACATGGGAATGTTCCTGGAAGAATCACGCGAGCACCTGCAAGCACTCAATCAATGCCTGCTGGACTTGGAAAACGATCCATCGAATTTATCCGTTTTAGATGAAATTTTTCGTAGCGCTCATACACTAAAGGGCATGTCGGCTACAATGGGGTTTACGACCATTGCTGAATTAACCCATGAAATGGAAAATGTGCTTGATTTAATGCGTAAGGAGCAGTTGTCGGCTTCGCACGAACTGATCGATACGATCTTCCGCTGTGTGGATACGCTGGAGCAGCTTGTTGAGAATGTAGCTGCCGGCAGCAACGAAACGATCGATATTCAGCCGTTGTTGCAGATGCTTTCTTCTATTGCCAAAGGAGAAGCGCCTGCTGCTGCCAAGGCGGAAATAGCGAAAGCGCCAGCGCCGGTTCAAAAAGCTGCACCACCAGAGGCAGCGCCGGAAAACGAAAAGGAACAGTATTTATTTGCACTGAATGAAGCAGAAGAAAATGTTATTATTGAAGCCCGTTCGCAAGGTGTGCAGGCCTATCAAATTGAAGTTCAGCTTAGTGAAACCTGCCTGTTGAAGTCGGCACGAGCTTATATGTCTATGAGCGCTCTTGATGAACTAGGTGATGTCTTGCGCAGTATTCCTACTGTGGATGAATTGGAAAAAGAAAATTTTGAACGCTCGTTTCAAGTGTTATTGCTTAGCGATGTAGAAGCAGTTAAAGTGGAACAAGCGTTATTGAGCATTTCCGAAGTGGAAAAAGTGACGGTGCTGCCGATTGACTTGATGGAAAAGGCGCCTAAGGCTTCTGAAAATGAAACTGTAGCGGCAGCGGTCACCGCTGACGCAGCTCCTGTTGTAACTCCAACTGCGAAAAAGGCGGCGGAACCGCCTAAAGCAGCAGCGCAGGGAGAAAAGAAAAACAATCGAGGCAGCCAGTCTGTACGCGTGGATATTGACAAGTTGGATTCTCTGCTGAATCTGGTGGGAGAATTGGTTATTAATAAAACCAGGTTGGAGCAGATCGGTATTACGCATCGGCTGACGGATTTGGTGGAAACCATTGAACAAATGGACCGAGTTACGACGGATTTGCAAAATGTCGTTATGAAAGTTCGGATGGTTCCAGTGGGCCAAGTGTTTAACCGTTTCCCCCGTATGGTTCGCGATTTATCGAGGGAACTTAACAAAGAAATTAACTTAATTATCCAAGGGGAAGAGACCGAACTGGACCGCACGGTTATTGATGAAATCGGCGACCCGTTGGTCCATTTGTTGCGTAATTCTATTGACCATGGGATTGAGCATCCGGATGAGCGTGTGGCGAAAGGAAAGAATCCCGTAGGGGAAGTTCGCCTCATTGCCAGCCATGAAGGCAACAATGTAGTGATTTTGGTAGAAGATGACGGCAAAGGGATCAATGCTGAAGTGATCAAGCAAAAGGCTTTGGAAAAAGGCTTAATCACGCAGGCGGAAGCCGATAAGATGGATGCTAACGAGGCCGTGCGGTTAGTCTTCCTGCCGGGATTTTCTACGGCCGAAGTGGTTACCGACGTTTCCGGCCGCGGCGTAGGTATGGATGCCGTTAAAAATAAGATCGAATCTCTCGGCGGCATGGTGGACGTGGAAACAAAGATCAATGAAGGAAGCAAATTCAAAATTCGTTTGCCCTTGACGCTGGCCATTATTCAAGCCTTGCTTGTAGAGGTGGCAAAGGAGATTTATGCGATTCCCTTAGGCTCTATTGATAGTACGATTAATCTGGAGCCAAGCGATATCAAGACCATCCAAAATCGCGAAGTTATTTTATTGCGCGGTCAAATTATTCCAATCATCCGCTTAGGGGATGTTTTGCAGATTCCCCGGATCGCGAGCGAGGATTCCGGTGAGTTGTTTGTCGTTATTGTGCATATGGGAGAGTTCAAGGCAGGGATCATTGTTGACAATCTGATAGGACAGCAAGAAATCGTAATTAAGTCGCTGGGTAAATTGTTGGCCGGAATTAAGGTGATTGCCGGTGCGACGATTCTGGGCAACGGTCAGGTTGCTTTGATTTTGGACATTGGGTCCTTATTGCAGTCTTGA
- a CDS encoding chemotaxis protein CheW, whose amino-acid sequence MNEALFSGEEMQLVVFKLGAENYAVSILQVQEIKRITDITRVPQTPDYIKGVMNLRGSVMPVVDLTKRLNLPKQEYTDDTRIIIVKLDDIVVGMIVDAVLEVTALVKEQIERPDGMMGGVDAQFLDGVGKEEDRLLILLNLENTLGLGTEIKVG is encoded by the coding sequence ATGAATGAAGCATTATTTTCCGGTGAGGAAATGCAATTAGTTGTTTTTAAGCTAGGGGCCGAAAACTATGCCGTTAGCATACTGCAGGTACAGGAAATCAAACGTATTACCGATATTACTCGTGTGCCGCAAACGCCGGACTATATCAAAGGGGTTATGAACTTGCGGGGCAGTGTGATGCCTGTAGTCGATCTGACAAAACGTCTCAATTTGCCCAAACAGGAATATACAGATGATACGCGCATTATTATCGTTAAACTAGATGATATCGTAGTGGGTATGATCGTGGACGCTGTCTTGGAAGTAACTGCGTTGGTGAAGGAACAAATTGAGCGGCCGGATGGTATGATGGGCGGCGTAGATGCGCAATTCCTGGATGGAGTTGGCAAGGAAGAGGATCGGTTGCTGATTTTGTTAAACTTGGAAAATACTTTGGGCTTGGGCACGGAAATAAAAGTCGGTTAG
- a CDS encoding chemotaxis protein CheC encodes MTDDILNLSGMQLDALREIGNVGAGNSATALSQIIQRKIDMSVPQVSILPLADVPDVVGGPDVMVAGVYLRVFGPAPGSILFLLPRESAFALVDMLMGREYGHTETLSAMDESALMEIGNILAGAYLNALSFFTNLTLLPSIPALAMDMAGAILSVILIQLGQMGDHALVIETEFSSEVEGVKGHFFLIPDPGSLSIILSAIGVKE; translated from the coding sequence TTGACAGATGATATCTTAAACCTATCAGGCATGCAATTGGATGCTTTGCGTGAAATTGGCAATGTTGGTGCAGGCAATTCTGCGACTGCCTTATCACAGATTATTCAACGCAAAATTGATATGTCTGTACCTCAGGTTTCAATTTTGCCCTTGGCGGATGTGCCGGATGTAGTTGGCGGGCCGGATGTCATGGTGGCAGGGGTTTACCTTCGCGTTTTTGGTCCGGCGCCAGGGAGTATTCTGTTTTTATTGCCAAGGGAGAGCGCTTTTGCCTTGGTCGACATGCTAATGGGCCGGGAATATGGACATACGGAAACCTTGTCGGCGATGGATGAGTCCGCCTTGATGGAAATAGGCAATATTTTAGCGGGGGCGTATCTGAACGCATTGTCTTTCTTTACCAATTTAACTCTTTTGCCTTCTATCCCAGCCTTGGCGATGGATATGGCAGGCGCGATCTTAAGTGTGATTTTAATTCAATTAGGCCAAATGGGCGACCATGCTCTTGTAATCGAAACAGAATTCAGCAGCGAAGTGGAAGGTGTAAAAGGGCACTTTTTCCTGATTCCCGATCCAGGCTCTCTTAGCATCATTCTTTCAGCGATAGGGGTGAAAGAATAA
- a CDS encoding chemotaxis protein CheD has product MGELIKVGMADYKVGKAPASLVTYGLGSCIGIAFFDAATKIGGLAHIMLPDSKQARASDNPAKFADTALPLMLDDMLKLGAQKGRITAKIAGGAQMFAFANATDIMRVGERNADAVKAKLKQMDVRLLAEDTGGNYGRTVELNLENGIYYIKTIDKGQKEL; this is encoded by the coding sequence ATGGGAGAGCTGATAAAAGTAGGTATGGCGGATTACAAGGTCGGTAAGGCGCCGGCAAGCTTGGTGACCTACGGTTTGGGCTCCTGCATTGGTATTGCTTTTTTTGATGCGGCCACGAAAATTGGAGGCTTGGCTCATATCATGCTGCCGGATAGTAAGCAGGCAAGAGCTTCGGACAACCCGGCTAAATTTGCCGATACGGCGTTGCCGTTGATGTTGGATGACATGTTGAAATTGGGCGCTCAAAAAGGCCGCATTACGGCAAAAATTGCTGGCGGAGCCCAAATGTTTGCTTTTGCTAATGCTACGGATATTATGAGGGTGGGCGAACGAAATGCTGATGCCGTCAAAGCTAAATTGAAGCAAATGGATGTCCGATTGCTCGCAGAAGATACAGGCGGCAACTATGGGAGAACGGTGGAACTGAATTTGGAAAATGGTATTTATTACATTAAAACCATTGATAAGGGGCAAAAGGAATTGTAG